Genomic window (Dyadobacter fanqingshengii):
TGCCGTTCAATGTTACTTTGATCTTGGAACCTTGCACGCGAACTTCTTCATAGTTCCACTCGCCCATCGGTTTCAAAAAACCTCTTTTCGCAGGGATAATGCCATATGCCGAGCCATGATACTGATATTCGTGCAGGTCTTTATAAATGTCGGCATCATTGTCCAGGATTTGGATTTCCGTTCCCACATAAGCCGCGTCGCCTTCCATCGGCGTCCTGATTCCGAGCCCATTATTAGCTCCCGGTGTTAGTTGGAATTCAAAACGGAAGTCGAAATCGCTGTATTCGTCTTTGGTATACAAATTTCCCTTGCCGCCTTTCTTGGGATCAACAACCAATGCGCCGTTTTCGATGAAATAATCGGTGCGGTTTCCTACCCAGTTGAACATATCCGTTCCGTCGAAAAGTACTTTAAATCCTACTTTTTGCTCAGCTTCCGACAATGTAAAGGGTTCAGGACGAGCGATCTCGCGCACATAAACATCCCGGTAGTTGATCTGATTTCCATGTGCCTGCAACTCGATCTGTTCTTTGGCGAAAATAGGCAGGTTACGGTCCCAATAATTTTCCAGGATCACATTATCCACCACATTCTCGCCATTCAGATCCACAGAAACGCGGTCGCCGATCATGGTAATGTGGAATGTGTTCCAGTCGCCAATGGCGTTATCAGCGAGTTTGGACGGTTTGCTTGGATTTTTTTGGTTGTTATACAAGCCGCCGGAACCCACTTGCGCGCCCACGCTCACACGTGACGTGTCCCAGATCTGCACCTGAGGCGTTCCACGCAAATACACACCCGCATCGCCATCTTTTTGAATTTTCCAGTCCACAAACATTTCAAAATCACCATATTGCTTCACTGTGGCCAGGTTGTCGCCATGTCCCGAGAAAACCAGTTCTCCATCTTTGGCAAACCAATCCTTATTAGCCGCCTCGTCCGCCTTTTTTTGTTTGTAAGCCAAACTATCCGCGCTCATCTTGCCGCGTGCAATCGGGTTTTCAACAAGACCTTTCCAGCCGGAAAGATCTTTTCCATTAAACAATGCTACAAAACCTTCGTCTTTTGGAAGCTCAGACAAATGTCTTTTAATCGATTCTCTCTGATATTCGGCATCTTTTCCTTTCAGCACAGATGCTGTTTTGGTAAGCAAATCACGAATTTCGGCGCTGTAAAAATTCTTGTTAGCAAGCGCGATTGACATCACAGCCTGTGCAGCCGCCTGCTCCGTTGCCGGGTTAGCCAGATATTTTCCTGCAAAAAGCAATGCATTGAATGTTCTCAAACGAGGCAGTTCTTTCAGGATAGCTATTTTTTGAGAATCCGTTTTTGCCAAAGTCATTGCCTCGCGAAGCATCAGAACCTTGTTAACAGGCGTCCTGGTCGATTTCGCAGTGGCAGCAACATATCCGGTCAAGGCTGCATTAAACTCGTCGGCATCCGTCGCCTTTTTTGCAATGTTCAAAAGCTCACTGGCAACGCTTGCGTCAGACCAGGCCGACAATGCTGCAATTGCAGCTTTCTTTGATTTAGCATCGCCGCTATTATATGTAGAAACGACTGAATTCGCCGCAGTTTTGCCTCCTATGCTTGCCAAAACGGCCAGATAATTCGAATGTTTATCAGCCGGAGAAGCCTGCATTTGTTTTAAAATCGCATCCGTCTGCGCCTTTGTGTCGCCAGCTCCTTTCACGCCAGCAGCCACCGCTTTTTGAATGGCAGCCATTTGCTCCGCATCGCTCACTGTGTTGAGCAAAGTGTACATCTGAGGCAGATCATTCGTAGTAGTCAGCGATTTCAGCGCGGTGTAAGCAGATTTTGAAACTTCTGCATTCGGGCTTTTGAGCAATGCAAACACATTACTCAGCTTGGAACTGGCTTCGCGTGCTGCCAAAACGTCGATGGCCGCGGATTGTCCTGGTGCCGGAAGTGTTGGTAAGGCTGCCGCCAATTGATTTACAACCGCATCGCCTTTAATAGTTAACAAACTGCTTTTAACCGCAGCAACTTCATCTGCATTCGCAGTTTTTAAAACAGTGATCAAACCTGGAAGACTTTTCTCCTGACCAATTTTTCCCGCTGCCCAAATCGCAGCCATTTTCACTTTGCTATCCTTGGAAGTCAACGATTTCTGGATTGTAGGCAATGCATCGACGGAGTTGGCATGGCCCAGCATGGTGATAATCTCAGCCTGCACTTCCGGTTTGGCTTTTTTCATGGCATTAAGCCAAGGTGTTGTGCCGTCTGCCATCAGGTATTTTTGGCCCAATTTTAATGCAGCAATCCTATATTCAGGATCTGCATTTTGCAGTGCGCTCACCAGAACAGGAACGGATTCACGCTTTTTAATGTCGGAATAAATTTTCAAAGCCGATGAACGTGTTGGCGTTTGCTTCACGTCCGGCGTGATTTTAAGCAATGCTAACGCCGCTTTTTCAGCGGCAGGCGCGTTGCCATTTTCAGCTAAGCGAGCCAGATATTTGAGATAAACGGCCGTTGCGTCCGATTCGTCGTAACCGAAATTTGCCTTTTGGGCAGCAGCCAATAATATCTGTTCGGAAGAAGGTGCGCCGATTTCCGACAATGCAAATAAGCTCACTTTGCGCAAAAGCAGATCTTCGTTCACCGCCATTTTTTCAATGATTGAAGAGGCTTCTTTGTAACGTGTACCACCCAATGCTTCAATAATCGCGATTTTCGTGCTTTCGGGAGCGCCTTCCAGGCTTTGTAATAATGCAGCCCCGGCAGCAGGCGAACCAATCCGGGCCAATGTTCTCGAAGCCGGACCTGAAAGTCTTTCGTCCTTCAAATAAGATTTCAAAACCTCGACAGACTCATCTTTGCCGACGGTCTGCAATTGATAAATCAGGAAGTTTTTGCTATCCAGATCGCTTACTTTGGATAATGCTTCTCCATAAGCCTCAGCCGCTATTTTACGAAAATCTTCTTTTCCTGCCTGTGAAGCATAGTAAGTGAACCCGCCGATGGCATATTGAATTTTGGTGTTATCCCCTTTGCCCAGCGGCGTCAGCATGGATGCAATCTGGACCAATCCCGGCTTGCCGAGCTGGCCAAGTTCTTCCATGTTTTTCTTTAAAGCAGCCTCGTTCTGGGAAGGGAATTTGGACAATAGTGCTTTGGCTTTTGTCGCCAGCGCGTCGTCCGTTTGGGCCCATGCCTGCGAGAGTAACATGCAGAGGGCCAGAATGGTATATATGTTTCTTTTCATTAAATGTCAAGGATGGAAATGAGTGGATGCAGGTTTTAGAATAACACGGATCAAATGGTCCATGGGCCGCGCATGGGCTGATTAATCAATCGGTTTGCACCTTCATCATCGATAAATTCCTGTTTTTCAGGGTCAAATTTGAGAGAACGTCCTAACCGGAGCGCCGCAAGTCCCATGTTCACAATCGTGCAGGAACGGTGGCCATTCTCTTCGTTCAGCGCAAATTTCTTGCGGTTTTTGACAGCATCCACAAAGTCGGTTACCTGTGGTTCGGGATCGGGGAATGCAGCCAGTTTCTTTTCGAGATCAGGAATGTCAGACTGGAAATTAGGGAAAAGCTTGCCCTTCGGACCTTCAATGTAAGCCACTTTTTCATCTTTTGCTTCTCCGTCCAGAACGATCTGACAGCCATCGGCATAGGTGTAAGTGATTCGACGCCAGGTTCCTACTGCTTCTGTATGTTGCTGAGGAGCGTCCACTTCCACGCTTACCGGACTTGTATCGTCTTTTCCGAGGAAATATTGGATCGGGTCAATGTAATGCTGGCCCATATCGCCGAGTCCGCCGCCGTCATAATCCCAGTAGCCCCGGAATGTCTGGTGCACACGGTGCTCGCTATAAGGTTTGTAAGGCGCAGGTCCAAGCCACATTTCGTAATCCAGCTCGGCCGGAACGGGCTGCGGAACATTGTTTGTGTTGCCTACCCAATAAAATTTCCAGTCAAAACCCGTGTGCTTGCTTACTGTCACCTTCAATGGCCAGCCTAGCAAGCCGCTTTGAACCAACTTTTTTATTGGTTTCACAGGCGTTCTCATGCCGTAAAAATTGTCTTGAAACCGGAACCAGGTGTTCAAACGGAAAATACGTCCGTGCTGCTGAACCGCTTCCACAAGTCTTTTTCCCTCGCCTATTGTGCGTGTCATTGGTTTTTCGCACCACACATCTTTTCCGGCGCGGGCGGCGTCCGCGGCAATGATCCCGTGCCAATGCGGCGGCGTGGCCACGTGCACAATGTCAACTTCGGGAAGCTGGATCACCTCACGGTAATCGGAGAAGGTTTTAACGCCTTTATCTACCATGCCCACGGCTATATCCAGGTGTTTTTTGTCCACATCACAAAGCGCAACGACTTTGGTGCCTGCGTAGGGAATGTGTCCGCGACCCATGGAACCCGTGCCGACAATGGCTTTGGTCAACTGGTCGCTGGGTGCGATGAAACCTTTGCCCAAAACATGGCGGGGAACAATGGAAAAAGTGGCCAGCGTCGCCAGCGAGCCTTTGATAAAGGTCCGTCTGGACGCAGAAGTGCCCGTCTTTTCTTTCATTAGTTAAGGATATTTAGGAAGTAAAATTAATTAGCAGAAGGTGAATTTAGGATAATAATCAGAATGTAGCAAAGCAGCAATTTGGAATGGAAATATTAAAAGCCGATTACTTTATAATGAACCAGGATTTCCTTTAACATTCCTATTTCATGCTCAGAGCGGAATATTCCCGTGTTTTTTTCGGGGCAAAACGTCGACTTTATTTTCCAGCATTTCAAAAGCCCTGATCAGCTTTTCGCGCGTCTGTTCGGGATAAATTACTTCGTCAATGTAACCCCGGAAAGCAGCCCGATATGGGTTTGTGAATTTCTCTGTATAGTCTTCGATCTTCTCTTTCAGTTTTTCAGCCGGATCTTCTGCCTGCGCGATTTCGCGCTTGAAAATTATCTCAGCTGCTCCGCTTGCACCCATTACGGCAATTTCAGCCGTCGGCCACGCGAAGTTCAGGTCTGCGCCAATGTGCTTGGAATTCATCACATCATAAGCACCGCCATATGCTTTTCTCGTGATCACCGTAATGCGTGGAACGGTGGCTTCGCAAAATGCGTAAAGTAACTTTGCGCCGTTGGTAATGATCGCATTCCATTCCTGATCCGTGCCTGGTAAAAATCCCGGAACATCTTCCAAAACCAGCAGCGGAATGTTAAAACTGTCGCAAAACCGCACAAACCGCGCCGCTTTCTGGCTGGAATGAATATCTAGCACGCCTGCAAGCACAGCTGGCTGATTCGCCACAATGCCGATGCTCCGGCCTGCAATTCTCGCAAAACCAACTACAATGTTCTCTGCAAAATTCTGGTGGACTTCCAGGAAACTTTCCGGATCCGCAATTTCCAGGATTACCTCACGCATATCGTAAGGCTGATTGGCATTGTCGGGAATGATAGTGTTTAATACAGGACGTAATTCATTTTTTGCCTCATAAGGAAGGCTGGGCGCATTTTCCTCGCAATTCTGCGGCATGTAGCTGAGCAGCTTTTTAATGTTCAGCAAGCATTCCACCTCGTTAGGAGAAACAAAGTGCGTAATGCCCGATTTGGTCGCGTGGGTCATCGCGCCGCCCAGTTCCTCGGCGGTAACCGTTTCATGGGTTACGGTTTTAACCACATTGGGGCCGGTCACGAACATGTAACTCGTGTTTTCGACCATTAATATAAAATCGGTGATCGCAGGAGAATAAACTGCGCCGCCTGCACACGGCCCCATTACAGCGGAAATCTGCGGAATGACGCCGGAAGCCAGTGTGTTTTTATAAAAAATATCCGCATAACCAGCCAGCGAAAGCACGCCTTCCTGAATCCTGGCTCCACCTGAATCATTCAAACCAATCAATGGCGCACCGTTTTTCATGGCCAAGTCCATGATCTTACAGATTTTCTCAGCATGCGTTTCAGAAAGTGAGCCGCCAAAAACGGTAAAATCCTGCGCAAAAACGTAAACCAGCCGGCCATTGATTTTACCATAGCCGGTAACCACGCCGTCGCCCAGATAATGTTCCTTATCCAGTCCGAAATCCTTGCTCCGGTGCATGACAAACTTCCCGATTTCTTCAAATGTGCCCTTGTCGATCAACACCATGATCCGCTCGCGGGCGGTGAGCTTGCCTTTGGCGTGTTGTGCTTCAATTCTTTGCGCACCTCCACCCAAATCGGCCTCGGCATTTTTCTGATCTAAAAGTTCTTTTTTTGAAGTCGCGGAAGATACTGATCCCATGTAATACGGACGATATGGTTACATTTGTTCTTGAAGAGAATCTAAATATAGTGTCATTTTACTGATTCGGGAAATTATTGCGAACTATGAGGCAGATCGGATTGTGCGCTTTGTTTTTGGCGGGGATCATTTTTGGTTGCCAGCAAACAGCACATTCGCAATCCATCGGCGGCAGAAGCAAGCTTGATTTCCTGCAATTACCAGCCCAAGCAAAAAGCTCCGCATTAGGCGTCCATCACCTCACAATTTCAGGCAATGATCCGGCGCTATTTATCCAAAATCCCGCGTTGCTCGATTCTTCCAAAGCCAATAATGTCTCTGTCAATCTGATGCCTTATCTGGCTGATACGCGATTCGTGAATGCTGCTTATGCGCGGCGGGTTGGCAAATCTGCGGGTGTTTGGGCGGTGGGTTTGCAATATCTCAATTACGGCACAATGGTCGAAACGGACGATATTGGCAATGTAATAGGGGAGTTCCGGGCGGCGGATTATGGGTTGTCGGCTGGTTATGGGCATACATTAGGCGCTTTCACATTAGGCGGAACATTAAAATTGGTTGGCGCTTCGGTGCAATCTTACAATGTGTTTGGTCTGGCGCTGGATTGGGGCGGGGTTTTCAAGCATCCTACTCAGGACCTAACGATTGGGTTTGTTGTCAAAAATCTGGGTTTTGTCAAACAAAATTATTCGGGGTTATGTGATCCGATATTGCCCCTGGATGTCCGTTTGGGATTAACATTCAAACCGGAATATATGCCGATCCGCGTTTCGCTTACGGCGCATCATTTGAACAAGTTTGATATGGTTTACAATGATCCCGGCCTGTTTTTTACTTACGATGATAATGGCAATAAGGTGCCGAAAAAAGTAGGCATAGCAGAAAAATTAAGCCGTCATCTTTCCTTAGGAGCAGAAGCATTGCTCCATCCGAACTTCCGCATTATGTTGGGTTATGACCATTTGCGCAGGCAGGAACTCAGGCTTTCCAACAGAGGCGCATTGGCGGGATTTTCCTTCGGTGCCTGGCTTCGGATCAAGCGGTTTGAGGTGGGTTATGGTCGTGCGCAATATGTGCCCGGTTTCGGAAGCAGCTCATTATCAATTGTTATGAATTTGAGAAATGGTTTTGTCAAAGAAGCTGCCAATATGAAGCGATAACCTCCCTACTGATCATTTCCATATTAAGTTTTGTTCATAATTGCTTAATCTTTAGGTAAAATCATAGCGCCTTGGTTCGCCTAGTTTTGTTAAAAACTATCTCACCATGGCGATGAATTTTAGCTCTATTCCAAAAAATGCCCTTACCGCGCTGGTTTGCGGCGCAATGACTTTTTCTGGCTGCATTAAGGATCACAACGATCCGCCTGTGGACTCTTCAAAACTGATCGACCGCTCGGTTAACCCGTCGTTGGTGCGTTCACTGCCAGGGTTTGAAGATCTGAAAATCACGACGTTGATCAGTTCTGACGACAAATTGCAGGATTCACCAGGCTTCATTTACGGTGCCCAGCCGGATGGCGGCGCATTTGTGAAAAACCCGAATGGCGAAGGTTTTGTGATGATCAACAACCACGAGATTCTTTTTTCGGTGTCGCGCGTATTTCTTGACAAAGAATTGAAGCCTGTAAAAGGTGAATACATTGTGGACGCAGAAGGCGGACAATGGAGATTGTGTTCGGCAACATTGGCCACGCCGCAGGAACATGGTTTCGGACCATTGTTTTTGACAGCAGGTGAAAGCAGTTCTGAGTCGATGACGCATGCGATCGACCCTTTTGCGCCAGCTGACAAAAAGAACCAGACAAGAACCGTAAGCGCATTTGGGAAATGGAATGCAGAAAATGCGGTGCCGCTTCCTAAGGATGCATTTCCAGGCAAAACAGTGATCATTATCGGTGAAGATGACACGAATGGCCAGCTTGTGGCCTACGTTTCGGATGTGGTTGGCGATTTGAACAATGGTAAATTATATGCACTACGCCGCACAAACCAGGAAAGTGTGGAAACGGATATGGTAAAAGGACAGACATACGACGTTGAATTTGTCCCTTTTGATAATGTAAAAACAAGCACAGGCACGGAGCTGCAAACGCAGACGGTTGATAAAAAAATGATCCAATTTGCCCGCGTGGAGGACATTGATTACCGCAAAGGTGGAAACGGCGTAGGTCGCGACATTTATTTTACCGCAACGGGTGTTAGTCAGGCTGATAAAGTTACTCCGGTAGCTGGTAAAAACATGTGGGGCCGCGTTTATAACCTGAAATTTGATGAAACCAACCCGCTGAAAGGTAAGTTGCAGATCATTATGGACGGCGAAGACAAGCCAGGCAGCTTCATTGTGAACCCGGACAATATTTGCGTGACCAAAAACTTTGTTTACGTGCAGGAAGACGGTGATTCATTCTATAAAAACAATGATCACGACGGTACGATCTGGCAATATAACCTGGCTACGAAAGAGAGCAAAGCGATGCTTCAAATGCACCACCGCAGAGAAGATCCAACATTCAATGCAAAATATAACTCAGTAGCAAATAATTCTTTGAGCAGCTGGGAATACGGTGCAATGATTGACATTTCGGATGTAGTTGGCATTCCAGAAACATTCATGATCAACCTGCACCCGCACACGTGGCAGGACGAAAAATACAAAGGTGCTGACGGCAGCGGCATTTCTACAAATAAAGAAGGCGGACAAACGGTGATCGTTCGCGGAATTCAGCAATAACACATCTCAGCAAGCTTATAGAAGGCCTTTTTCGGAGGGCCTTCTATCATTTTTTTATCACACCATGAAAAATATTGTCTTCGCGATTTTCGCGGGCATTGTTGTTTTTGCTATCCATTCGTGCGCGCCGGAAAGGCAGCCGCATGAATGGGTTTATGAAAAATTCGTCTCGGATCTGGATTCGCTGATTTTGATGAATGATGCATTTTTAAAAAGAGTAAAGTCAAAACCTGCATCCGCCACCTTGCGTCAGGATTTTCTGAAACTCAGGATTCAATTCAAAAAGACAGAAGCATTTGCCGAATATTTCTTCCCGACAACAGTTAGAATGATTAATGGCGCGCCGCTGGATGAGATTGAGGATGAGGAAAATGCGGTTTTCGAGCCGGGTGGACTGCAAGTGATCGAAGAGCTGATTTTTACCGATGAGCCTGTTGATCAGGAGGAACTGGTGCGGCATACGCGCAAAATGCAGGTGAATGTGAAGCGGATCAAGATGCTTTGGGTGGATATTCGCATCACGGACTCGCATGTGATGGACGCGCTTCGACTGGAAATGTTCCGTTTGATCAGTCTGGGAATTTCAGGATTTGATACGCCTGCTTCCGGCAATGCATTGGCCGAAAGTGAGGTTGTTTTGCAATCATTTCAACATTATACACAGTTTTACAAATCAAAATTGCCTGCATATGTCGCGCTGGACAGCATTACCAATGGCGCCATTGCTTTTTTGAAACAAAATAAAGACTTCAATGCATTTGACCGCGCTGCATTTATTTCGGATCATATTAATCCATTATGCCGCTCATTGTACAAAAACCAGGAATTGGCCGCAATTCCTTTTATGAACAGCCACAAACTTTTGAAAGGAAATGTGGCGACGATTTTTGATAAAAATGCTTTTGACCCGGAAGCACTTTTGTCTGACTCAAAATTCAGCGCAACTGCCGACCGCATTGCATTGGGCAAATCATTGTTTTACGACAGCCGGATTTCGGGTGATGGGAAAACCAATTGCGGATCTTGTCACCAGCCCGAAAAGGCTTATGCGGATGGATTAAAAACGAGTAAAGGGTTTGATAGCAAGTTTGTTAGCCGCAATGCGCCATCGATCATGTATGCCTCGTTGCAGCAAGCATTATTTTACGATTTACGTGCTCCTTCACTGGAAGATCAGGCGGCGGATGTGATTCATAACAAGCTGGAAATGCATGGTTCGATGGATGAAGTTGCGAAACTGGTTGCGACCGACGCGGATTACAGGCGGGATTTCAAAAAGGCTTACCCGGAACTGGATTCGATCAGGCCGGTTTACATTCAGAATGCGATGGCGACTTTTGTCCGATCATTAAATCCATTCAATTCACCTTTTGACAAATTCATGCGAGGCGATAAAAAAGCGCTGACGGGTGATCAGGTCGCAGGTTTTAACGTGTTTATGGGGAAAGCTAAATGCGGAACTTGTCACTTTGTACCGCTATTCAACGGCACCGTTCCACCGGATTATCAGCGCACGGAATCAGAGGTTTTGGGTGTGACGGTGAATGCGCAATGGAAAAATCCTGTCCTGGATAAAGATCCGGGAAGAGGCGTTCATGACCAGTTTCCGCAATGGAAAAATGCTTTCAAAACAAGTTCGGTAAGAAATATCTCGAAAACGGCTCCCTATATGCACAATGGCGCTTTCGCGACTTTACAAGAAGTGATGGAGTTTTATAATGA
Coding sequences:
- a CDS encoding Gfo/Idh/MocA family oxidoreductase; amino-acid sequence: MKEKTGTSASRRTFIKGSLATLATFSIVPRHVLGKGFIAPSDQLTKAIVGTGSMGRGHIPYAGTKVVALCDVDKKHLDIAVGMVDKGVKTFSDYREVIQLPEVDIVHVATPPHWHGIIAADAARAGKDVWCEKPMTRTIGEGKRLVEAVQQHGRIFRLNTWFRFQDNFYGMRTPVKPIKKLVQSGLLGWPLKVTVSKHTGFDWKFYWVGNTNNVPQPVPAELDYEMWLGPAPYKPYSEHRVHQTFRGYWDYDGGGLGDMGQHYIDPIQYFLGKDDTSPVSVEVDAPQQHTEAVGTWRRITYTYADGCQIVLDGEAKDEKVAYIEGPKGKLFPNFQSDIPDLEKKLAAFPDPEPQVTDFVDAVKNRKKFALNEENGHRSCTIVNMGLAALRLGRSLKFDPEKQEFIDDEGANRLINQPMRGPWTI
- a CDS encoding acyl-CoA carboxylase subunit beta, which produces MGSVSSATSKKELLDQKNAEADLGGGAQRIEAQHAKGKLTARERIMVLIDKGTFEEIGKFVMHRSKDFGLDKEHYLGDGVVTGYGKINGRLVYVFAQDFTVFGGSLSETHAEKICKIMDLAMKNGAPLIGLNDSGGARIQEGVLSLAGYADIFYKNTLASGVIPQISAVMGPCAGGAVYSPAITDFILMVENTSYMFVTGPNVVKTVTHETVTAEELGGAMTHATKSGITHFVSPNEVECLLNIKKLLSYMPQNCEENAPSLPYEAKNELRPVLNTIIPDNANQPYDMREVILEIADPESFLEVHQNFAENIVVGFARIAGRSIGIVANQPAVLAGVLDIHSSQKAARFVRFCDSFNIPLLVLEDVPGFLPGTDQEWNAIITNGAKLLYAFCEATVPRITVITRKAYGGAYDVMNSKHIGADLNFAWPTAEIAVMGASGAAEIIFKREIAQAEDPAEKLKEKIEDYTEKFTNPYRAAFRGYIDEVIYPEQTREKLIRAFEMLENKVDVLPRKKHGNIPL
- a CDS encoding cytochrome-c peroxidase; protein product: MKNIVFAIFAGIVVFAIHSCAPERQPHEWVYEKFVSDLDSLILMNDAFLKRVKSKPASATLRQDFLKLRIQFKKTEAFAEYFFPTTVRMINGAPLDEIEDEENAVFEPGGLQVIEELIFTDEPVDQEELVRHTRKMQVNVKRIKMLWVDIRITDSHVMDALRLEMFRLISLGISGFDTPASGNALAESEVVLQSFQHYTQFYKSKLPAYVALDSITNGAIAFLKQNKDFNAFDRAAFISDHINPLCRSLYKNQELAAIPFMNSHKLLKGNVATIFDKNAFDPEALLSDSKFSATADRIALGKSLFYDSRISGDGKTNCGSCHQPEKAYADGLKTSKGFDSKFVSRNAPSIMYASLQQALFYDLRAPSLEDQAADVIHNKLEMHGSMDEVAKLVATDADYRRDFKKAYPELDSIRPVYIQNAMATFVRSLNPFNSPFDKFMRGDKKALTGDQVAGFNVFMGKAKCGTCHFVPLFNGTVPPDYQRTESEVLGVTVNAQWKNPVLDKDPGRGVHDQFPQWKNAFKTSSVRNISKTAPYMHNGAFATLQEVMEFYNEGGGAGLGLDVPNQTLAPDKLNLTENEIASVISFMEALTDAPE
- a CDS encoding DUF1080 domain-containing protein; this encodes MKRNIYTILALCMLLSQAWAQTDDALATKAKALLSKFPSQNEAALKKNMEELGQLGKPGLVQIASMLTPLGKGDNTKIQYAIGGFTYYASQAGKEDFRKIAAEAYGEALSKVSDLDSKNFLIYQLQTVGKDESVEVLKSYLKDERLSGPASRTLARIGSPAAGAALLQSLEGAPESTKIAIIEALGGTRYKEASSIIEKMAVNEDLLLRKVSLFALSEIGAPSSEQILLAAAQKANFGYDESDATAVYLKYLARLAENGNAPAAEKAALALLKITPDVKQTPTRSSALKIYSDIKKRESVPVLVSALQNADPEYRIAALKLGQKYLMADGTTPWLNAMKKAKPEVQAEIITMLGHANSVDALPTIQKSLTSKDSKVKMAAIWAAGKIGQEKSLPGLITVLKTANADEVAAVKSSLLTIKGDAVVNQLAAALPTLPAPGQSAAIDVLAAREASSKLSNVFALLKSPNAEVSKSAYTALKSLTTTNDLPQMYTLLNTVSDAEQMAAIQKAVAAGVKGAGDTKAQTDAILKQMQASPADKHSNYLAVLASIGGKTAANSVVSTYNSGDAKSKKAAIAALSAWSDASVASELLNIAKKATDADEFNAALTGYVAATAKSTRTPVNKVLMLREAMTLAKTDSQKIAILKELPRLRTFNALLFAGKYLANPATEQAAAQAVMSIALANKNFYSAEIRDLLTKTASVLKGKDAEYQRESIKRHLSELPKDEGFVALFNGKDLSGWKGLVENPIARGKMSADSLAYKQKKADEAANKDWFAKDGELVFSGHGDNLATVKQYGDFEMFVDWKIQKDGDAGVYLRGTPQVQIWDTSRVSVGAQVGSGGLYNNQKNPSKPSKLADNAIGDWNTFHITMIGDRVSVDLNGENVVDNVILENYWDRNLPIFAKEQIELQAHGNQINYRDVYVREIARPEPFTLSEAEQKVGFKVLFDGTDMFNWVGNRTDYFIENGALVVDPKKGGKGNLYTKDEYSDFDFRFEFQLTPGANNGLGIRTPMEGDAAYVGTEIQILDNDADIYKDLHEYQYHGSAYGIIPAKRGFLKPMGEWNYEEVRVQGSKIKVTLNGTVILDGDLAEASKNGTVDHKEHPGLKRTSGHLGFLGHGSELKFRNIRIADLTKTAAEPSVSASKKKRKK
- the porQ gene encoding type IX secretion system protein PorQ; this encodes MRQIGLCALFLAGIIFGCQQTAHSQSIGGRSKLDFLQLPAQAKSSALGVHHLTISGNDPALFIQNPALLDSSKANNVSVNLMPYLADTRFVNAAYARRVGKSAGVWAVGLQYLNYGTMVETDDIGNVIGEFRAADYGLSAGYGHTLGAFTLGGTLKLVGASVQSYNVFGLALDWGGVFKHPTQDLTIGFVVKNLGFVKQNYSGLCDPILPLDVRLGLTFKPEYMPIRVSLTAHHLNKFDMVYNDPGLFFTYDDNGNKVPKKVGIAEKLSRHLSLGAEALLHPNFRIMLGYDHLRRQELRLSNRGALAGFSFGAWLRIKRFEVGYGRAQYVPGFGSSSLSIVMNLRNGFVKEAANMKR
- a CDS encoding PhoX family protein, producing the protein MAMNFSSIPKNALTALVCGAMTFSGCIKDHNDPPVDSSKLIDRSVNPSLVRSLPGFEDLKITTLISSDDKLQDSPGFIYGAQPDGGAFVKNPNGEGFVMINNHEILFSVSRVFLDKELKPVKGEYIVDAEGGQWRLCSATLATPQEHGFGPLFLTAGESSSESMTHAIDPFAPADKKNQTRTVSAFGKWNAENAVPLPKDAFPGKTVIIIGEDDTNGQLVAYVSDVVGDLNNGKLYALRRTNQESVETDMVKGQTYDVEFVPFDNVKTSTGTELQTQTVDKKMIQFARVEDIDYRKGGNGVGRDIYFTATGVSQADKVTPVAGKNMWGRVYNLKFDETNPLKGKLQIIMDGEDKPGSFIVNPDNICVTKNFVYVQEDGDSFYKNNDHDGTIWQYNLATKESKAMLQMHHRREDPTFNAKYNSVANNSLSSWEYGAMIDISDVVGIPETFMINLHPHTWQDEKYKGADGSGISTNKEGGQTVIVRGIQQ